A single region of the Streptomyces diastaticus subsp. diastaticus genome encodes:
- a CDS encoding gas vesicle structural protein GvpA, which translates to MSLVQQSSSANNSGGGSGNLYDVLELILDKGLVIDAFVRVSLVGIEILKVDVRVVVASVDTYLRFAEACNRLDLESGRKAPTQLTDIVGDTVESGAKGKSKGALTGAVEAFTESFQGGRDDDEEKETEKRPARKSSSSGSSRRTSQRREE; encoded by the coding sequence ATGAGTCTCGTACAGCAGAGCAGTTCCGCCAACAACAGCGGGGGCGGTTCCGGAAATCTCTACGACGTCCTCGAGCTGATTCTCGACAAGGGCCTCGTCATCGACGCCTTCGTCCGCGTCTCGCTCGTGGGCATCGAGATCCTGAAGGTCGACGTGCGGGTGGTGGTCGCCAGCGTCGACACCTACCTGCGGTTCGCCGAGGCGTGCAACCGGCTCGACCTGGAGTCCGGACGCAAGGCGCCGACCCAGCTCACCGACATCGTCGGGGACACCGTGGAGAGCGGTGCCAAAGGGAAGTCGAAAGGAGCGCTGACCGGCGCGGTGGAGGCGTTCACGGAGTCCTTCCAGGGCGGCCGTGACGACGACGAGGAGAAGGAGACGGAGAAGCGCCCGGCGCGCAAGTCCAGTTCCTCCGGTTCCTCCCGCCGCACCAGCCAGCGCAGGGA
- a CDS encoding gas vesicle protein GvpO has protein sequence MAKDEENGGKEGGGAAPKRVGISEAMRQAAGQLAELIGCRPSSVSSMKATEDGWTADVEVVEIEKVPDTTSVMASYHVSLGKQGELLGYERTHRYTRGQVDR, from the coding sequence ATGGCGAAGGATGAGGAGAACGGCGGGAAAGAGGGCGGCGGGGCCGCCCCGAAGCGCGTCGGGATATCCGAGGCGATGCGCCAGGCCGCCGGCCAACTGGCCGAACTCATCGGCTGCCGGCCCTCTTCCGTCTCCTCGATGAAGGCCACGGAGGACGGCTGGACGGCGGACGTGGAAGTGGTCGAGATCGAGAAGGTCCCGGACACGACCAGCGTGATGGCTTCTTATCACGTCTCCCTCGGAAAGCAGGGGGAACTCCTCGGATACGAACGGACGCACCGTTACACGCGGGGTCAAGTAGACCGCTGA
- a CDS encoding extracellular solute-binding protein has protein sequence MRRHHHEGRGEGRGDRRGRTAARTATALAAVLALAATGCGPGSAEGAADEEVTLRLVAPEYGDSAATSSKGYWKRVVASFEKGHPGTSVDVEVHPWRTVDTVLARQVAAGDAPDLAVSGTYAGYAAAGKLYRADDLLSIGTQADFLPSLARAGEIQRVQYGMPFAASTRLLFYNRDLFEEAGLTPPKTWEGVRTAAEALKKRDVPYPYALPLGPEEAQAETLNWLLSGGSGYTDELGSYTFDSPENVETVSWLKKELVGKGLTGPTAPGELNRSEAYAAFAKGRVGMVNGHPSLTRAAARSGVRHGVVPVPGRTEGAGATLGVTDWMIGFRQAGHPEEAGAFLDHVYREKNVLALTHAHDLLPVTHTASDTLTAAPGGTALRRFLAELPDARLYPSEKTSWPGLSTRVRNGLADAVAPGGSPKAVLARLQRHAAVSENPQAGNG, from the coding sequence GTGCGGCGACACCACCACGAGGGACGGGGCGAGGGACGAGGCGACCGGCGTGGCCGGACAGCGGCGCGGACGGCCACCGCGCTCGCGGCCGTCCTCGCGCTCGCGGCGACCGGCTGCGGTCCGGGGAGCGCGGAGGGGGCGGCGGACGAGGAGGTCACGCTGCGCCTGGTCGCCCCCGAGTACGGCGACTCGGCCGCCACCAGCAGCAAGGGGTACTGGAAGCGGGTCGTCGCCAGTTTCGAGAAGGGCCACCCCGGCACGTCCGTCGACGTGGAGGTGCACCCCTGGCGCACCGTCGACACGGTCCTGGCCCGCCAGGTCGCGGCGGGCGACGCCCCCGACCTGGCGGTCAGCGGTACGTACGCCGGCTACGCCGCCGCCGGCAAGCTGTACCGCGCCGACGACCTGCTCTCCATAGGCACCCAGGCCGACTTCCTGCCCTCGCTCGCGCGTGCCGGGGAGATCCAGCGGGTGCAGTACGGCATGCCGTTCGCCGCCTCCACCCGGCTGCTCTTCTACAACCGTGACCTCTTCGAGGAGGCGGGCCTGACCCCGCCGAAGACCTGGGAGGGGGTGCGGACCGCCGCCGAGGCCCTGAAGAAGCGTGACGTGCCCTACCCGTACGCGCTGCCGCTCGGCCCCGAGGAGGCGCAGGCCGAGACCCTCAACTGGCTGCTCTCCGGCGGCTCCGGGTACACCGACGAACTCGGCTCGTACACCTTCGACTCGCCGGAGAACGTCGAGACGGTGAGCTGGCTGAAGAAGGAACTGGTCGGCAAGGGGCTGACCGGGCCCACCGCCCCGGGCGAGCTGAACCGCAGCGAGGCCTACGCCGCCTTCGCCAAGGGCCGGGTCGGCATGGTCAACGGGCACCCCTCGCTGACGCGCGCCGCCGCACGCTCGGGCGTCCGCCACGGCGTCGTCCCCGTCCCCGGGCGGACCGAGGGCGCGGGCGCCACGCTCGGTGTCACCGACTGGATGATCGGCTTCCGGCAGGCCGGGCACCCCGAGGAGGCCGGCGCCTTCCTCGACCACGTGTACCGCGAGAAGAACGTCCTCGCCCTCACCCACGCCCACGACCTGCTGCCCGTCACCCACACCGCCTCCGACACCCTCACCGCCGCCCCCGGCGGCACCGCCCTGCGCCGCTTCCTCGCCGAACTCCCCGACGCCCGCCTCTATCCGTCCGAGAAGACCTCCTGGCCGGGGCTGAGCACCCGCGTCAGGAACGGCCTCGCCGACGCCGTCGCCCCCGGCGGCTCCCCGAAGGCCGTCCTCGCCCGCCTCCAGCGCCACGCCGCCGTCTCCGAGAACCCCCAGGCGGGCAACGGGTGA
- a CDS encoding SIS domain-containing protein: MSRTAAEITTQPACWRRAAAEATGFTGAPRPGERVAVVGCGTSWFMAQAYAALREGGGQGTTDAFAASEFPHARTAGAYDRVVALTRSGTTTEVLELLARVRAAGTTTVALTADPATPVMTTADEVAVLDWADEESVVQTRFATSALAFLRATLGDLPGLGSVARAADEAEHAVTEPLSRSLLTAEQWTFLGRGWAYGLAQEAALKMREAAGAWTEAYPAMEYRHGPVAIAAPGRVTWLFGEAPDGLAEEVRAVGGHFEHHPSADPLADLVRAQRLAVALAESRGQDPDRPRNLTRSVVLGAGTPEV; this comes from the coding sequence ATGTCCCGTACCGCAGCAGAGATCACCACCCAGCCCGCCTGCTGGCGCCGCGCCGCAGCCGAGGCGACCGGCTTCACCGGCGCGCCCCGGCCCGGCGAGCGGGTCGCCGTCGTCGGCTGCGGCACCTCGTGGTTCATGGCGCAGGCGTACGCCGCGCTGCGTGAGGGCGGCGGGCAGGGCACCACGGACGCCTTCGCCGCCTCGGAGTTCCCGCACGCCCGGACCGCCGGGGCCTACGACCGGGTGGTGGCGCTCACCCGGTCGGGGACGACCACGGAGGTGCTCGAACTGCTCGCCCGGGTACGCGCCGCGGGGACCACCACGGTGGCGCTGACCGCCGACCCGGCGACGCCGGTGATGACCACCGCCGACGAGGTGGCCGTACTGGACTGGGCCGACGAGGAGTCGGTGGTCCAGACCCGGTTCGCCACCAGCGCCCTCGCCTTCCTCCGCGCCACCCTCGGCGACCTCCCCGGCCTCGGCTCCGTGGCCCGCGCGGCCGACGAAGCCGAACACGCGGTCACCGAGCCGCTCTCCCGGTCGCTGCTCACCGCCGAGCAGTGGACCTTCCTCGGCCGGGGCTGGGCCTACGGCCTCGCCCAGGAGGCGGCCCTGAAGATGCGGGAGGCGGCGGGCGCCTGGACGGAGGCGTACCCGGCGATGGAGTACCGCCACGGTCCCGTCGCGATCGCCGCCCCCGGCCGCGTCACCTGGCTCTTCGGCGAGGCCCCCGACGGCCTCGCCGAAGAGGTCCGCGCGGTCGGCGGCCACTTCGAACACCACCCGTCGGCCGACCCGCTCGCCGACCTCGTCCGCGCCCAGCGCCTCGCCGTCGCCCTCGCCGAGAGCCGCGGCCAGGACCCGGACAGGCCCAGGAACCTGACACGCAGTGTGGTGCTGGGGGCGGGAACCCCGGAGGTCTGA
- a CDS encoding ROK family protein, protein MRHVIALDVGGTGMKAALVGPDGDLLYEARRETGRERGPDAVVASILDFAADLRAQGLHRFGEQAAAAGVAVPGIVDTEKGVAVYAANLGWSDVPLRDMLAERLGGTPVALGHDVRTGGLAEGRIGAGHGADRFLFMPLGTGIAGAIGINGVIEPGAHGCAGEIGHVVVRPGGVPCGCGQRGCLERLASASAVSLAWAAASGDPEADAADCAKAVEAGDPRAVAVWQEAVDALADGLVMAVTLLDPRTLIIGGGLAEAGETLFAPLRAAVEERVTFQKLPTIVPAALGDTAGCLGAGLLAWDLLATEVSG, encoded by the coding sequence GTGAGACATGTGATCGCGCTCGACGTGGGCGGCACGGGAATGAAGGCCGCGCTGGTCGGCCCGGACGGCGACCTGCTGTACGAGGCGCGCCGGGAGACCGGCCGTGAGCGGGGCCCCGACGCCGTCGTGGCCTCGATCCTCGACTTCGCCGCCGACCTGCGCGCCCAGGGCCTTCACCGGTTCGGGGAACAGGCCGCGGCGGCGGGCGTCGCCGTGCCCGGGATCGTGGACACCGAGAAGGGCGTCGCGGTCTACGCGGCCAACCTCGGCTGGTCCGACGTCCCCCTGCGGGACATGCTCGCCGAGCGCCTCGGCGGCACCCCGGTCGCCCTCGGCCACGACGTACGCACCGGCGGCCTCGCCGAGGGCCGCATCGGGGCGGGCCACGGCGCCGACCGTTTCCTGTTCATGCCGCTCGGCACGGGCATCGCCGGTGCCATCGGCATCAACGGCGTCATCGAGCCGGGCGCGCACGGCTGCGCGGGCGAGATCGGCCACGTCGTGGTGCGCCCGGGCGGCGTGCCCTGCGGCTGCGGCCAGCGGGGCTGCCTGGAGCGGCTCGCCTCCGCCTCCGCGGTCTCGCTGGCCTGGGCGGCGGCGAGCGGCGACCCGGAGGCGGACGCGGCCGACTGCGCGAAGGCGGTCGAGGCCGGCGACCCGCGGGCGGTCGCCGTCTGGCAGGAGGCGGTGGACGCGCTCGCCGACGGGCTGGTCATGGCCGTCACTCTGCTGGACCCCCGCACCCTGATCATCGGTGGCGGGCTGGCCGAGGCGGGAGAAACGCTGTTCGCGCCACTGCGGGCGGCGGTGGAGGAACGCGTCACCTTCCAGAAACTCCCCACGATCGTCCCGGCGGCCCTCGGGGACACCGCCGGATGCCTGGGCGCGGGACTCCTCGCCTGGGATCTACTCGCCACGGAGGTGTCCGGCTGA
- the nagA gene encoding N-acetylglucosamine-6-phosphate deacetylase, which yields MAAPARKVLTGARVVLPSGTVPDGEVVIDGAHIGGSAPSAGQEPAAEHWDLTGHWVVPGFVDLHNHGGGGASFTSGTVEDVLTGIATHRAHGTTTLVASTVTGEMDFLAARAGLLSELTEQGDLAGIHFEGPFISPCRKGAHSEALLRDPRPADVAALLDAARGAARMVTLATELPGGLDSVRLLADRGVIAAVGHTDATYEQTVAAIDAGATVATHLFNAMPPLGHRAPGPITALLEDERVTVELINDGTHLHPAVLELAFRQAGADRVAFITDAMDAAGFGDGRYLLGPLEVDVVDGVARLVEGGSIAGSTLTLDRAFRRAALVDELPVGQIVRALSANPARLLGLDHRIGSLEPGKDADLVVLDEGFAVKGVLRHGEWVVTPQVPATAGPSAA from the coding sequence ATGGCCGCTCCCGCACGCAAGGTACTGACCGGCGCCCGGGTGGTGCTGCCCTCCGGCACGGTTCCCGACGGCGAGGTCGTGATCGACGGCGCGCACATCGGCGGGAGCGCTCCCTCGGCCGGTCAGGAGCCCGCCGCCGAGCACTGGGACCTGACGGGCCACTGGGTCGTGCCCGGCTTCGTGGACCTGCACAACCACGGTGGCGGCGGCGCCTCCTTCACCTCCGGCACCGTCGAGGACGTGCTGACCGGCATCGCCACGCACCGCGCGCACGGCACGACGACCCTGGTCGCCTCCACGGTCACCGGCGAGATGGACTTCCTCGCCGCCCGCGCCGGGCTGCTCTCGGAGCTGACCGAGCAGGGCGACCTGGCCGGCATCCACTTCGAGGGCCCGTTCATCTCGCCCTGCCGCAAGGGCGCCCACAGCGAGGCCCTGCTGCGCGATCCGCGCCCCGCCGACGTGGCGGCCCTGCTCGACGCGGCCCGGGGCGCCGCCCGCATGGTCACCCTCGCCACGGAACTGCCCGGCGGCCTGGACTCCGTACGTCTGCTCGCCGACCGGGGTGTCATCGCGGCCGTCGGCCACACCGACGCCACGTACGAGCAGACGGTGGCCGCGATCGACGCGGGTGCCACGGTCGCCACCCACCTCTTCAACGCGATGCCGCCGCTGGGCCACCGCGCACCCGGCCCGATCACGGCGCTGCTGGAGGACGAGCGGGTCACCGTCGAGCTGATCAACGACGGGACGCACCTGCACCCTGCCGTGCTGGAGCTGGCGTTCCGGCAGGCCGGCGCGGACCGGGTCGCGTTCATCACGGACGCGATGGACGCGGCCGGCTTCGGCGACGGCCGCTACCTGCTGGGCCCGCTGGAGGTCGACGTGGTCGACGGGGTGGCCCGGCTGGTGGAGGGCGGCTCGATCGCCGGGTCCACCCTCACCCTGGACCGCGCCTTCCGCCGGGCCGCCCTCGTCGACGAGCTGCCCGTCGGCCAGATCGTGCGCGCCCTCTCCGCCAACCCGGCCCGCCTCCTGGGCCTGGACCACCGCATCGGCTCGCTGGAGCCCGGCAAGGACGCCGACCTGGTCGTCCTGGACGAGGGGTTCGCGGTGAAGGGTGTCCTGCGGCACGGCGAGTGGGTCGTCACCCCGCAGGTCCCGGCGACGGCCGGCCCTTCGGCGGCCTGA